One genomic segment of Arachis duranensis cultivar V14167 chromosome 4, aradu.V14167.gnm2.J7QH, whole genome shotgun sequence includes these proteins:
- the LOC107482527 gene encoding YTH domain-containing protein ECT4 isoform X1, producing the protein MAATQPSQGPDHTVEEISAESDNMKDQLHSSIPERSISSNSSQGTAAIGHSREITSQSGPFGSGGDRPLYPPNVFAPQAQAFYYRGFENANGEWDEYPSYVNSEGLDIGSPGVYNENPSLIFHSGYGFNPQMPYGPYSPVTTPLPSVGGDAQLYSPQQFPYTGPPYYHQLVPPSLPYLNSPTPVSQPEITNLVSIDQQVDSMFFGPRPGYPSVGSFGRGSFSLAPGSFGFHESQQGFDGPRSGGIWSDCSKPSERHRSLMPLSPSVSPQPIGSIGSFGQSVGMASHQQRSMYGFGSGSNSYGRGYLPNQVSSFAGTNSSLSTNDRSFLFHENSRRQGRANAAFCNCNGTLDILSEQNRGPRASKLKTQISAENSSVDNSKSNAASTAKFQNESVNRPDFATDYKDAKFFVIKSYSEDNVHKSIKYGVWASTPNGNRKLDAAYRQAQEKQDHCPIFLLFSVNASAQFCGVAEMIGPVNFDKSADFWQQDKWSGQFPVKWHIIKDVPNSHFRHIVLENNDNKPVTNSRDTQEVKLQQGIEMLTILKNYETDVSILDDFEFYEDRQKAMQERKARQQSSMMAVGLVGESEHRGPANISGDFMKQMSKSFAQVVRLDESNNEATIASRGTSGSACPVGVVKADDGSGIPVSASTTQTG; encoded by the exons ATGGCGGCAACCCAACCATCGCAGGGTCCGGATCATACCGTCG AAGAGATATCAGCTGAATCAGATAACATGAAGGATCAG CTTCATTCATCTATACCTGAGAGGTCAATATCTTCTAACTCCTCTCAGGGCACAGCAGCTATAGGTCATTCAAGAGAAATCACAAGTCAATCAGGACCTTTTGGTTCTGGTGGAGATCGTCCTTTGTACCCACCAAATGTGTTTGCTCCCCAGGCTCAGGCTTTCTATTACAGAG GATTTGAAAATGCCAATGGTGAATGGGATGAATATCCCTCATATGTCAATTCTGAGGGATTGGATATTGGATCTCCT GGTGTCTACAATGAAAATCCATCTCTTATATTCCATTCTGGATATGGCTTCAACCCACAAATGCCATATGGACCCTATTCCCCAGTTACCACACCGTTGCCTTCTGTAGGTGGAGATGCACAGTTATACTCTCCTCAGCAATTTCCATACACTGGGCCACCTTATTATCATCAACTAGTTCCTCCCAGCTTACCATATCTCAATTCACCAACTCCAGTTTCACAGCCAGAGATCACCAACCTTGTAAGCATTGATCAACAGGTTGATAGCATGTTTTTTGGACCAAGACCAGGCTATCCATCAGTGGGATCTTTTGGCAGAGGCAGTTTTTCTTTAGCACCTGGCTCGTTTGGTTTTCATGAATCCCAGCAAGGATTTGATGGACCAAGATCTGGTGGAATCTGGTCAGATTGCTCGAAACCCTCAGAAAGGCACAGGTCTCTAATGCCTCTATCACCATCTGTTTCTCCACAACCAATTGGCTCGATTGGCTCATTTGGCCAGAGTGTTGGAATG GCTTCTCATCAACAACGATCAATGTATGGTTTTGGATCTGGTTCAAACTCCTATGGTAGGGGCTATCTGCCTAACCAGGTTTCTAGCTTTGCAGGCACCAATTCCAGTCTTAGCACAAATGACAGGAGCTTCCTTTTTCATGAAAATAGCAGACGGCAAGGCAGAGCAAATGCTGCTTTTTGCAATTGTAATGGTACCCTTGATATACTTAGCGAACAAAATCGAGGACCTAGGGCATCAAAGCTGAAAACTCAAATTTCAGCTGAAAATAGTTCTGTTGATAATAGTAAAAGTAATGCTGCATCTACTGCTAAGTTCCAAAATGAATCAGTCAACCGACCTGATTTTGCAACAGATTACAAGGATGCCAAATTTTTTGTCATCAAATCTTATAGTGAAGATAATGTTCACAAGAGCATCAAATATGGGGTCTGGGCAAGTACACCAAATGGAAACAGAAAGCTAGATGCCGCTTATCGCCAAGCACAAGAGAAGCAAGATCACTGTCCTATATTTCTCCTCTTTTCG GTAAATGCTAGTGCTCAATTCTGTGGTGTAGCTGAAATGATTGGACCTGTAAATTTTGACAAGAGTGCGGACTTCTGGCAGCAAGATAAGTGGAGTGGGCAGTTTCCTGTGAAGTGGCACATAATTAAAGATGTACCGAACAGTCACTTTAGACACATAGTTCTTGAAAATAATGATAACAAGCCTGTGACCAACAGTCGGGATACACAAGAG GTGAAATTGCAACAGGGAATTGAAATGTTGACCATTTTGAAGAACTACGAAACCGATGTATCTATCTTagatgattttgaattttatgaagatCGACAGAAGGCTATGCAGGAACGGAAGGCAAGGCAACAGAGCAGTATGATGGCTGTCGGACTAGTTGGAGAAAGTGAGCATAGGGGTCCTGCTAACATTAGCGGTGATTTCATGAAGCAGATGTCAAAGAGCTTTGCTCAAGTTGTTCGCCTGGATGAGAGTAATAATGAAGCTACAATTGCCAGTAGAGGAACTTCTGGCTCCGCTTGCCCTGTGGGTGTAGTTAAAGCTGACGATGGCAGTGGCATTCCAGTGTCTGCCTCTACAACTCAAACTGGTTAG
- the LOC107482527 gene encoding YTH domain-containing protein ECT4 isoform X2, producing MAATQPSQGPDHTVEEISAESDNMKDQGTAAIGHSREITSQSGPFGSGGDRPLYPPNVFAPQAQAFYYRGFENANGEWDEYPSYVNSEGLDIGSPGVYNENPSLIFHSGYGFNPQMPYGPYSPVTTPLPSVGGDAQLYSPQQFPYTGPPYYHQLVPPSLPYLNSPTPVSQPEITNLVSIDQQVDSMFFGPRPGYPSVGSFGRGSFSLAPGSFGFHESQQGFDGPRSGGIWSDCSKPSERHRSLMPLSPSVSPQPIGSIGSFGQSVGMASHQQRSMYGFGSGSNSYGRGYLPNQVSSFAGTNSSLSTNDRSFLFHENSRRQGRANAAFCNCNGTLDILSEQNRGPRASKLKTQISAENSSVDNSKSNAASTAKFQNESVNRPDFATDYKDAKFFVIKSYSEDNVHKSIKYGVWASTPNGNRKLDAAYRQAQEKQDHCPIFLLFSVNASAQFCGVAEMIGPVNFDKSADFWQQDKWSGQFPVKWHIIKDVPNSHFRHIVLENNDNKPVTNSRDTQEVKLQQGIEMLTILKNYETDVSILDDFEFYEDRQKAMQERKARQQSSMMAVGLVGESEHRGPANISGDFMKQMSKSFAQVVRLDESNNEATIASRGTSGSACPVGVVKADDGSGIPVSASTTQTG from the exons ATGGCGGCAACCCAACCATCGCAGGGTCCGGATCATACCGTCG AAGAGATATCAGCTGAATCAGATAACATGAAGGATCAG GGCACAGCAGCTATAGGTCATTCAAGAGAAATCACAAGTCAATCAGGACCTTTTGGTTCTGGTGGAGATCGTCCTTTGTACCCACCAAATGTGTTTGCTCCCCAGGCTCAGGCTTTCTATTACAGAG GATTTGAAAATGCCAATGGTGAATGGGATGAATATCCCTCATATGTCAATTCTGAGGGATTGGATATTGGATCTCCT GGTGTCTACAATGAAAATCCATCTCTTATATTCCATTCTGGATATGGCTTCAACCCACAAATGCCATATGGACCCTATTCCCCAGTTACCACACCGTTGCCTTCTGTAGGTGGAGATGCACAGTTATACTCTCCTCAGCAATTTCCATACACTGGGCCACCTTATTATCATCAACTAGTTCCTCCCAGCTTACCATATCTCAATTCACCAACTCCAGTTTCACAGCCAGAGATCACCAACCTTGTAAGCATTGATCAACAGGTTGATAGCATGTTTTTTGGACCAAGACCAGGCTATCCATCAGTGGGATCTTTTGGCAGAGGCAGTTTTTCTTTAGCACCTGGCTCGTTTGGTTTTCATGAATCCCAGCAAGGATTTGATGGACCAAGATCTGGTGGAATCTGGTCAGATTGCTCGAAACCCTCAGAAAGGCACAGGTCTCTAATGCCTCTATCACCATCTGTTTCTCCACAACCAATTGGCTCGATTGGCTCATTTGGCCAGAGTGTTGGAATG GCTTCTCATCAACAACGATCAATGTATGGTTTTGGATCTGGTTCAAACTCCTATGGTAGGGGCTATCTGCCTAACCAGGTTTCTAGCTTTGCAGGCACCAATTCCAGTCTTAGCACAAATGACAGGAGCTTCCTTTTTCATGAAAATAGCAGACGGCAAGGCAGAGCAAATGCTGCTTTTTGCAATTGTAATGGTACCCTTGATATACTTAGCGAACAAAATCGAGGACCTAGGGCATCAAAGCTGAAAACTCAAATTTCAGCTGAAAATAGTTCTGTTGATAATAGTAAAAGTAATGCTGCATCTACTGCTAAGTTCCAAAATGAATCAGTCAACCGACCTGATTTTGCAACAGATTACAAGGATGCCAAATTTTTTGTCATCAAATCTTATAGTGAAGATAATGTTCACAAGAGCATCAAATATGGGGTCTGGGCAAGTACACCAAATGGAAACAGAAAGCTAGATGCCGCTTATCGCCAAGCACAAGAGAAGCAAGATCACTGTCCTATATTTCTCCTCTTTTCG GTAAATGCTAGTGCTCAATTCTGTGGTGTAGCTGAAATGATTGGACCTGTAAATTTTGACAAGAGTGCGGACTTCTGGCAGCAAGATAAGTGGAGTGGGCAGTTTCCTGTGAAGTGGCACATAATTAAAGATGTACCGAACAGTCACTTTAGACACATAGTTCTTGAAAATAATGATAACAAGCCTGTGACCAACAGTCGGGATACACAAGAG GTGAAATTGCAACAGGGAATTGAAATGTTGACCATTTTGAAGAACTACGAAACCGATGTATCTATCTTagatgattttgaattttatgaagatCGACAGAAGGCTATGCAGGAACGGAAGGCAAGGCAACAGAGCAGTATGATGGCTGTCGGACTAGTTGGAGAAAGTGAGCATAGGGGTCCTGCTAACATTAGCGGTGATTTCATGAAGCAGATGTCAAAGAGCTTTGCTCAAGTTGTTCGCCTGGATGAGAGTAATAATGAAGCTACAATTGCCAGTAGAGGAACTTCTGGCTCCGCTTGCCCTGTGGGTGTAGTTAAAGCTGACGATGGCAGTGGCATTCCAGTGTCTGCCTCTACAACTCAAACTGGTTAG
- the LOC107482527 gene encoding YTH domain-containing protein ECT4 isoform X3 has protein sequence MKDQLHSSIPERSISSNSSQGTAAIGHSREITSQSGPFGSGGDRPLYPPNVFAPQAQAFYYRGFENANGEWDEYPSYVNSEGLDIGSPGVYNENPSLIFHSGYGFNPQMPYGPYSPVTTPLPSVGGDAQLYSPQQFPYTGPPYYHQLVPPSLPYLNSPTPVSQPEITNLVSIDQQVDSMFFGPRPGYPSVGSFGRGSFSLAPGSFGFHESQQGFDGPRSGGIWSDCSKPSERHRSLMPLSPSVSPQPIGSIGSFGQSVGMASHQQRSMYGFGSGSNSYGRGYLPNQVSSFAGTNSSLSTNDRSFLFHENSRRQGRANAAFCNCNGTLDILSEQNRGPRASKLKTQISAENSSVDNSKSNAASTAKFQNESVNRPDFATDYKDAKFFVIKSYSEDNVHKSIKYGVWASTPNGNRKLDAAYRQAQEKQDHCPIFLLFSVNASAQFCGVAEMIGPVNFDKSADFWQQDKWSGQFPVKWHIIKDVPNSHFRHIVLENNDNKPVTNSRDTQEVKLQQGIEMLTILKNYETDVSILDDFEFYEDRQKAMQERKARQQSSMMAVGLVGESEHRGPANISGDFMKQMSKSFAQVVRLDESNNEATIASRGTSGSACPVGVVKADDGSGIPVSASTTQTG, from the exons ATGAAGGATCAG CTTCATTCATCTATACCTGAGAGGTCAATATCTTCTAACTCCTCTCAGGGCACAGCAGCTATAGGTCATTCAAGAGAAATCACAAGTCAATCAGGACCTTTTGGTTCTGGTGGAGATCGTCCTTTGTACCCACCAAATGTGTTTGCTCCCCAGGCTCAGGCTTTCTATTACAGAG GATTTGAAAATGCCAATGGTGAATGGGATGAATATCCCTCATATGTCAATTCTGAGGGATTGGATATTGGATCTCCT GGTGTCTACAATGAAAATCCATCTCTTATATTCCATTCTGGATATGGCTTCAACCCACAAATGCCATATGGACCCTATTCCCCAGTTACCACACCGTTGCCTTCTGTAGGTGGAGATGCACAGTTATACTCTCCTCAGCAATTTCCATACACTGGGCCACCTTATTATCATCAACTAGTTCCTCCCAGCTTACCATATCTCAATTCACCAACTCCAGTTTCACAGCCAGAGATCACCAACCTTGTAAGCATTGATCAACAGGTTGATAGCATGTTTTTTGGACCAAGACCAGGCTATCCATCAGTGGGATCTTTTGGCAGAGGCAGTTTTTCTTTAGCACCTGGCTCGTTTGGTTTTCATGAATCCCAGCAAGGATTTGATGGACCAAGATCTGGTGGAATCTGGTCAGATTGCTCGAAACCCTCAGAAAGGCACAGGTCTCTAATGCCTCTATCACCATCTGTTTCTCCACAACCAATTGGCTCGATTGGCTCATTTGGCCAGAGTGTTGGAATG GCTTCTCATCAACAACGATCAATGTATGGTTTTGGATCTGGTTCAAACTCCTATGGTAGGGGCTATCTGCCTAACCAGGTTTCTAGCTTTGCAGGCACCAATTCCAGTCTTAGCACAAATGACAGGAGCTTCCTTTTTCATGAAAATAGCAGACGGCAAGGCAGAGCAAATGCTGCTTTTTGCAATTGTAATGGTACCCTTGATATACTTAGCGAACAAAATCGAGGACCTAGGGCATCAAAGCTGAAAACTCAAATTTCAGCTGAAAATAGTTCTGTTGATAATAGTAAAAGTAATGCTGCATCTACTGCTAAGTTCCAAAATGAATCAGTCAACCGACCTGATTTTGCAACAGATTACAAGGATGCCAAATTTTTTGTCATCAAATCTTATAGTGAAGATAATGTTCACAAGAGCATCAAATATGGGGTCTGGGCAAGTACACCAAATGGAAACAGAAAGCTAGATGCCGCTTATCGCCAAGCACAAGAGAAGCAAGATCACTGTCCTATATTTCTCCTCTTTTCG GTAAATGCTAGTGCTCAATTCTGTGGTGTAGCTGAAATGATTGGACCTGTAAATTTTGACAAGAGTGCGGACTTCTGGCAGCAAGATAAGTGGAGTGGGCAGTTTCCTGTGAAGTGGCACATAATTAAAGATGTACCGAACAGTCACTTTAGACACATAGTTCTTGAAAATAATGATAACAAGCCTGTGACCAACAGTCGGGATACACAAGAG GTGAAATTGCAACAGGGAATTGAAATGTTGACCATTTTGAAGAACTACGAAACCGATGTATCTATCTTagatgattttgaattttatgaagatCGACAGAAGGCTATGCAGGAACGGAAGGCAAGGCAACAGAGCAGTATGATGGCTGTCGGACTAGTTGGAGAAAGTGAGCATAGGGGTCCTGCTAACATTAGCGGTGATTTCATGAAGCAGATGTCAAAGAGCTTTGCTCAAGTTGTTCGCCTGGATGAGAGTAATAATGAAGCTACAATTGCCAGTAGAGGAACTTCTGGCTCCGCTTGCCCTGTGGGTGTAGTTAAAGCTGACGATGGCAGTGGCATTCCAGTGTCTGCCTCTACAACTCAAACTGGTTAG